The Acidobacteriota bacterium genome contains a region encoding:
- a CDS encoding GDP-L-fucose synthase: MPDKFPYERVVVTGGAGFLGSYVVEKLRQRGVKNIFIPRSRSYDLVNIEDVRRMYDDAQPDLVIHLAAVVGGIGANRVNPGKYFYDNLMMGVQLMEEGRLRSEKPRGLKKFVATGTICAYPKFTPVPFSEDELWNGYPEETNAPYGLAKKMMLVQSQAYRQQYGFNSIFLLPVNLYGPRDNFDPESSHVIPALIRKCVEAIDRDEDHITCWGTGEATREFLHAEDCAEGLVLAAEKYDKSEPVNLGAGFEISIKDLTEKIVALTGFTGRIEWDATKPDGQPRRSLDTSRAEREFGFRARIGFEEGLRQTIDWYRQ; this comes from the coding sequence ATGCCTGATAAATTTCCTTACGAACGAGTGGTGGTGACCGGCGGCGCGGGTTTTCTGGGTTCTTACGTTGTCGAAAAACTGCGCCAGCGCGGCGTCAAAAACATCTTTATTCCCCGCAGCCGAAGTTACGACCTGGTCAACATTGAAGATGTTCGGCGAATGTATGACGACGCACAGCCGGATTTGGTCATTCATCTGGCGGCGGTGGTTGGCGGCATCGGAGCCAATCGCGTCAATCCCGGCAAATACTTTTACGACAATCTGATGATGGGCGTGCAGTTGATGGAGGAAGGCCGCCTGCGTTCAGAAAAGCCGCGAGGCCTGAAAAAGTTCGTTGCCACGGGAACCATTTGTGCCTATCCGAAATTCACGCCCGTGCCGTTCAGCGAAGACGAGTTGTGGAACGGTTACCCGGAAGAAACCAACGCGCCTTATGGATTGGCCAAGAAAATGATGCTGGTGCAATCGCAAGCCTATCGCCAGCAATATGGCTTCAACTCCATCTTTCTATTGCCAGTGAATTTGTATGGGCCGCGCGACAATTTCGATCCGGAAAGTTCGCACGTGATTCCGGCGCTGATCCGCAAATGCGTCGAAGCCATTGATCGCGACGAGGATCACATCACTTGTTGGGGAACCGGCGAGGCAACGCGAGAATTTTTGCACGCAGAAGATTGCGCCGAAGGATTGGTGTTGGCGGCAGAAAAATATGACAAGTCGGAACCGGTCAACCTGGGAGCGGGCTTTGAAATTTCGATCAAGGATTTGACGGAAAAGATTGTAGCGTTGACAGGTTTTACAGGCCGCATTGAATGGGATGCGACGAAGCCGGATGGCCAGCCTCGTCGCTCGCTGGATACGTCACGCGCCGAACGCGAATTCGGGTTCCGCGCGCGAATTGGGTTTGAAGAAGGATTGCGGCAAACCATTGATTGGTATCGCCAGTAA
- a CDS encoding MFS transporter, translating to MKRCPVCQTEFADRYTFCDQDGSALNAIDARSNESQAQLIVRQSDGRTQTLNVSAKSVVIGKAPECDLTIQDGAISRRHAQIETRDGKVFVKDLNSLNGTFVNDRKIGDQDQKLNDGDKIGLGRTKIEFHLLPLSGIEFQTAAQEEAPPRVTTIIDPSPILATTPPALPSVEVPQANSTSPKSEARVTALQTEPSGVGHSAQVSQNSGKFRVRPTGELEVDDGGQKEGLIEQVHRLAQPILLDGRYELTEQLAQDESGTLYRARRKMLGDEVAVRVLRPELVDDPVAVERFHRQAQVAAHIKHPNSVQVFDYGHSPEGVAFIVEELLSGQTLRDLINVERGLSLPHVVSLMNQICGAVHAAHVHGIVLRDLKPETIYIEHDASGNEVVKVGCYGLAKVDDSELPTEDGQPLTGPLGVLGSPQYTSPEQWMNRPLDARSDVYALGAILFELLTGSPPYTEQFITSHISSPVPDLTDFGRSDMDEGIAEVVTRALAKDPADRQSSALLLAEELEAASGVRRGLVSRLTGMLPVSPLVVPKRTINTGEISLPSVLPREKVLGRGAFNPVVIALMIEAFLSRLSSGMIKTAVPLYALLVFGMDITSVMGLVLIQNIVPLLLRPVFGSLADKYGKKKVFLVSLSIRTLVSVLYAVATLPLLFVISLIRGVADSAKGPSASAMIADNTDESHIAQAYSWYTTTKSTSGGIGEALAAFVLVFLLTIYAGFTTVTANIAVLDKITRKGTNAEEIVKDASRVTVGAPLPGNEAVPAAHRVIRLEQREMKLSQVPIEDLPKVVNPAPLKKALVMIFIASTVLSLGSLLLVALFIKEKKKEKKDKKDKGESKTDLSGTPQQRPNVWAFALLGTALTAPAYMVTGEFFTILAVKLEVTPQSLGWIKIVSETAVPLLFGPFFGWLADRIGTSKVIALRSLANLATSALFWIVPWFAGTALLGAMMGFARAIDEVGKAAFKPTWGAIAAKVSSFNLTARSRTMGILEGGVDASDLAFPVIAGVMLQYLSLGPLMLVRGVLAIVAEIYGFVLMRKYRI from the coding sequence TTGAAACGCTGCCCGGTTTGCCAAACCGAATTCGCCGACAGGTACACGTTCTGCGACCAGGATGGGTCTGCGCTCAACGCCATTGACGCCAGATCGAATGAATCGCAGGCGCAATTGATCGTTCGCCAATCCGACGGTAGAACGCAAACACTGAACGTGTCCGCCAAGTCCGTCGTCATCGGCAAAGCGCCGGAATGTGACCTGACCATTCAGGATGGAGCCATCAGCCGCCGCCACGCCCAAATCGAAACCCGAGACGGCAAGGTGTTCGTCAAAGACCTGAACAGTTTGAACGGCACTTTTGTCAATGATCGGAAAATCGGTGATCAGGATCAGAAGCTGAATGACGGCGACAAAATCGGCCTGGGACGGACAAAAATCGAGTTTCATCTGCTTCCCCTGAGTGGGATTGAGTTTCAAACCGCCGCCCAAGAAGAAGCCCCTCCACGTGTTACAACAATCATTGACCCTTCGCCGATCCTGGCGACTACTCCACCAGCTCTGCCTTCAGTTGAAGTGCCACAAGCAAATTCGACTTCACCAAAATCCGAAGCAAGAGTCACAGCGCTTCAAACTGAACCATCCGGAGTGGGACATTCCGCGCAGGTTTCCCAAAATTCAGGCAAGTTCAGAGTGCGACCAACCGGAGAGTTGGAAGTTGACGATGGCGGGCAGAAAGAAGGATTGATCGAACAAGTGCACCGGTTGGCCCAGCCGATTTTGCTGGATGGACGATACGAATTGACGGAGCAATTGGCTCAGGACGAAAGCGGGACACTATACCGTGCGCGACGAAAAATGTTAGGCGACGAAGTCGCCGTGCGCGTGCTTCGTCCGGAACTGGTTGACGATCCAGTGGCGGTCGAGCGATTTCACCGGCAAGCTCAGGTCGCCGCGCACATCAAACATCCGAATTCCGTTCAGGTGTTCGATTACGGGCATTCACCGGAAGGCGTGGCGTTCATCGTCGAAGAACTGCTTTCCGGGCAAACGCTACGCGATTTGATCAATGTGGAGCGCGGGTTGAGCTTGCCTCACGTCGTCAGTTTGATGAATCAGATTTGTGGAGCCGTTCACGCAGCGCATGTTCATGGGATTGTGCTGCGCGATTTGAAACCCGAAACGATTTACATTGAACACGACGCTTCAGGAAATGAGGTCGTTAAAGTCGGTTGTTACGGCCTGGCCAAAGTTGATGATTCGGAATTGCCAACAGAAGACGGTCAGCCGTTGACAGGCCCGCTGGGAGTTCTGGGTTCACCGCAATACACGTCGCCTGAACAATGGATGAACCGTCCGCTGGATGCGCGTTCGGATGTATATGCGCTGGGTGCGATCCTGTTTGAACTGCTCACAGGGTCGCCGCCTTACACGGAACAATTCATCACGAGCCACATCAGTTCACCGGTTCCAGACCTAACAGACTTCGGTCGCAGTGACATGGACGAAGGAATTGCGGAAGTCGTTACCCGTGCCTTGGCCAAAGACCCGGCTGATCGGCAATCGTCTGCATTGCTGCTGGCGGAAGAACTGGAAGCAGCTTCAGGAGTGCGTCGAGGCTTGGTTTCGCGACTGACCGGTATGTTGCCTGTATCGCCGCTTGTCGTTCCGAAACGAACAATCAACACCGGGGAAATTTCTCTGCCGTCAGTGCTGCCGCGCGAGAAAGTCTTGGGTCGCGGCGCATTCAATCCGGTCGTCATCGCGCTGATGATCGAAGCATTTTTGTCGCGCCTGTCCAGCGGCATGATCAAAACCGCCGTGCCGCTGTACGCCTTGCTGGTGTTCGGCATGGACATCACCTCAGTGATGGGTCTGGTTCTGATTCAAAACATTGTGCCGTTATTGTTGCGCCCGGTCTTTGGGTCGCTGGCGGATAAATACGGCAAAAAGAAAGTTTTCCTGGTTTCATTGAGCATCCGCACGCTGGTCAGCGTGCTATATGCCGTGGCGACATTGCCGCTGTTGTTTGTCATCAGTCTGATCCGTGGCGTGGCTGATTCCGCCAAGGGGCCGTCGGCTTCGGCAATGATTGCAGACAACACGGATGAAAGTCACATTGCGCAGGCCTATTCCTGGTACACGACGACAAAATCCACTTCGGGTGGCATTGGCGAAGCGCTGGCGGCGTTCGTGCTGGTGTTTTTGCTGACGATTTACGCCGGTTTCACCACGGTTACAGCTAACATTGCGGTGCTGGACAAAATCACGCGCAAAGGCACAAACGCCGAGGAAATCGTAAAAGACGCTTCACGCGTGACTGTCGGCGCTCCGTTGCCGGGCAATGAGGCCGTCCCGGCAGCGCACAGAGTCATTCGTCTGGAACAGCGCGAAATGAAACTCAGCCAGGTTCCCATCGAAGACTTGCCCAAGGTCGTCAACCCCGCGCCGCTCAAAAAAGCATTGGTGATGATCTTTATTGCCTCGACAGTGCTTTCGCTGGGGTCATTGCTGCTGGTCGCGTTGTTTATCAAGGAAAAGAAAAAGGAAAAGAAAGACAAGAAAGACAAGGGCGAAAGCAAAACGGACTTGTCCGGCACGCCGCAACAGCGGCCCAACGTGTGGGCGTTTGCGCTGCTTGGCACGGCGTTGACGGCTCCGGCCTACATGGTCACGGGAGAGTTTTTCACCATTTTGGCCGTCAAACTGGAAGTCACGCCGCAATCGTTAGGATGGATCAAGATCGTTTCCGAAACTGCCGTGCCATTGCTGTTCGGCCCATTTTTCGGCTGGCTGGCGGATCGCATCGGAACCAGCAAAGTCATCGCGTTGCGTTCCCTGGCCAATCTGGCGACTTCGGCGCTGTTCTGGATTGTGCCCTGGTTTGCGGGGACAGCATTGCTGGGCGCGATGATGGGGTTTGCGCGCGCCATTGATGAAGTCGGCAAAGCCGCCTTCAAACCCACCTGGGGAGCGATTGCAGCCAAAGTCTCCAGTTTCAACCTCACGGCTCGCAGCCGAACAATGGGTATTCTGGAAGGCGGTGTGGATGCATCCGATCTGGCGTTCCCGGTGATTGCCGGCGTAATGCTGCAATACCTGAGCCTGGGGCCGTTGATGTTGGTGCGCGGAGTGTTGGCAATCGTCGCCGAAATTTATGGCTTTGTGTTGATGCGGAAATACAGGATCTAA
- a CDS encoding MFS transporter gives MSEAVEAKEAPSGKPSVPPSRRPSISPSLIALLAEGFSTRLSSGVIGFALPLFAYRKLGMSLTETGVLLAMNQAAEQMFKPLMGWAADRMGLKRSFTIAIIVRSLAALCYSLAGSPWQVYSVRFLHGVSESLREPSVNALIAENADKRAIASSFAWYNTAKQTASSIGKSSGGFLLALMLDNYTAVFLIAFALSCLPVFVVVRYVREPRIHHTEHKETSDAEVKTAEPASKGISIFSYALLGFLISCTAQMIANLFPVLATEYGHLTEAQTGLIYVITIVVVVVAGPAFGWFADNVSRKLALAVRGLANTLSSALFFFFPTFPGLAAGSVVDAAGKAAFRPAWGSLMARVSGVDRKRRAQIIGHLSLGEGLGEMLGPMLGGFLWNTWGLGVMLGTRVVLAAIGEIYAITIARKEK, from the coding sequence ATGAGTGAAGCAGTCGAAGCGAAAGAAGCGCCGTCAGGCAAGCCCTCTGTCCCTCCTTCTCGCCGTCCCTCAATCTCTCCATCTCTGATCGCGCTTCTGGCTGAAGGATTTTCGACGCGGTTAAGTTCTGGGGTTATTGGATTTGCGCTGCCGCTCTTCGCATACAGAAAACTGGGAATGTCGTTGACGGAAACCGGCGTGTTGTTGGCGATGAATCAGGCTGCCGAGCAAATGTTCAAACCCTTGATGGGTTGGGCGGCGGATCGGATGGGGTTAAAGCGATCTTTCACGATCGCAATTATCGTCCGAAGCCTGGCGGCATTGTGTTATTCGTTGGCAGGTTCTCCCTGGCAGGTGTATTCGGTGCGGTTTTTGCACGGCGTTTCGGAATCCTTGCGCGAACCTTCGGTCAACGCGTTGATCGCAGAAAACGCCGACAAACGTGCCATCGCTTCATCGTTCGCCTGGTACAACACTGCCAAACAAACGGCGAGTTCAATTGGCAAATCGTCGGGCGGGTTTCTGCTGGCGTTGATGCTGGACAATTACACGGCGGTATTTCTGATCGCATTCGCCTTGTCCTGCTTGCCGGTGTTTGTGGTTGTGCGATATGTGCGCGAACCCCGAATCCACCATACAGAGCACAAGGAAACATCAGACGCTGAGGTGAAAACTGCCGAACCGGCTTCAAAAGGGATTTCGATTTTTTCGTATGCCTTGCTTGGTTTTTTGATTTCCTGCACCGCCCAGATGATTGCGAATCTGTTTCCGGTGTTGGCGACGGAATACGGTCATCTGACCGAAGCGCAGACCGGATTGATTTATGTCATCACGATTGTGGTTGTGGTCGTTGCCGGGCCTGCCTTTGGTTGGTTTGCTGACAATGTCAGCCGCAAACTGGCGCTGGCAGTTCGCGGCTTGGCCAATACGCTTTCATCGGCGCTGTTCTTTTTCTTTCCGACATTTCCCGGTTTGGCTGCGGGCAGTGTCGTGGATGCGGCGGGCAAAGCAGCATTCCGCCCTGCGTGGGGATCATTGATGGCGCGCGTTTCGGGAGTTGACCGAAAGCGTCGCGCGCAGATCATCGGGCATTTGAGCTTGGGCGAAGGGTTGGGCGAAATGCTGGGGCCAATGCTGGGCGGTTTTCTTTGGAACACCTGGGGGTTGGGCGTCATGCTGGGAACCAGGGTTGTGCTGGCTGCGATTGGCGAAATTTACGCCATAACGATCGCTCGCAAAGAGAAATAA
- a CDS encoding tetratricopeptide repeat protein, with amino-acid sequence MSIRGEISLTLNGEARNVKLDDQRFTIGRGPENSLCLPVSVVSRSQAEIIRLGGDFLLRDLGSTNGTFVNNARIAEQVLADGDVIRFGNNGPELSFRLIENESGEVISLDSQPRNTTAGLMASLAERLDDLPGDVCEQASVRQLLAESNLNKGDYDAALEVLAKYNDTTNLIALPTTFRASVLLWIGRVYLERKQLDLAIDALQRSLGFYGQAEKGKDDETGLAAAYASLGRALVNTGELLSARDQLHRALLSARRAGNVRWRAEAHYLLGKVDWKEGDFEGARYNWSRAARMAEETGDAMLEGRVQLQQALILYTEGKLKESVPAYQGAIKQIKATGNVRLLLKAYSSLSRALARLGSWRAVEKLLEDRLRLAREHKLAKAEAVALTDLAELKLLQGYVAAAEAAIQEAIQLHGKTVYARTQRILGRVLQADHELGLALEAFEKGLAAARERGAIEEQVLIGFDLALIHAERGDQTQAREQLEAAESATSLDPALNLMARALYTRGQIHVFAGEPNEANRCFSQSLSIFQTINDPYRTALSHAAIGELRIAQRRPESARAHLEEARAAFAKLGAMTDLRRVESKLMSATLSDVQPAMTTVLPVMGGTAQLSLAHQSSTGSLQTRLLTGIQRILVAVANEELAAILQRGLEVENYLVERAQDGREAFDRATNQPQPYQLLLLDALLEHKSGFDVCRELRKAKRETPVILLGGRQGVEDKIEALQSGADDFLSKRNLVFEELLAKVEALLR; translated from the coding sequence ATGAGCATACGTGGAGAGATTTCTCTGACGTTAAATGGCGAAGCTCGCAACGTAAAACTGGACGATCAACGGTTTACCATTGGACGCGGGCCGGAAAATTCGCTTTGTTTGCCGGTTTCGGTCGTTTCGCGTTCGCAGGCTGAAATCATTCGTCTGGGCGGCGATTTTTTGCTGCGCGATCTGGGGTCAACCAACGGCACGTTCGTCAACAACGCGCGCATTGCGGAACAGGTTCTGGCCGATGGTGACGTCATCCGGTTTGGCAACAACGGGCCTGAATTGAGTTTCAGGCTGATCGAAAACGAAAGCGGCGAAGTCATTTCGCTCGATTCTCAGCCGCGAAATACAACCGCCGGATTGATGGCTTCGCTGGCCGAACGGCTGGACGATTTGCCCGGTGATGTTTGCGAACAAGCCAGCGTCCGCCAGCTTCTGGCCGAATCCAACCTGAACAAAGGCGATTACGACGCTGCGCTGGAAGTCCTGGCGAAATACAATGACACGACAAATCTGATTGCTTTACCCACAACGTTTCGCGCCAGCGTGCTCCTATGGATCGGACGCGTGTACCTGGAGCGCAAACAGCTCGATCTGGCAATTGACGCTTTGCAACGCAGCCTGGGGTTTTACGGGCAAGCGGAAAAGGGCAAAGACGACGAAACGGGGTTGGCCGCGGCGTATGCCAGTTTGGGACGCGCATTGGTCAACACAGGCGAGTTGCTTTCAGCACGCGATCAATTACACCGCGCGTTGCTTTCGGCCAGACGAGCGGGCAATGTGCGTTGGCGTGCCGAGGCGCATTACCTGCTCGGCAAAGTGGATTGGAAAGAAGGCGATTTTGAAGGCGCGCGTTACAACTGGAGTCGCGCCGCGCGGATGGCCGAAGAAACCGGCGACGCAATGCTGGAAGGTCGCGTTCAACTGCAACAAGCGTTGATCCTGTACACCGAAGGCAAGCTGAAAGAGTCCGTTCCGGCGTATCAGGGTGCGATCAAGCAGATCAAAGCCACGGGCAACGTGCGGTTGCTGCTCAAAGCGTACAGCAGTTTGTCGCGCGCACTGGCTCGGCTGGGTTCGTGGCGAGCAGTGGAAAAATTGCTGGAAGACCGGCTGCGGTTGGCGCGCGAACATAAGCTGGCAAAAGCCGAAGCCGTCGCGTTGACTGATTTGGCCGAGTTGAAATTGCTGCAAGGGTATGTGGCCGCCGCCGAAGCAGCCATCCAGGAAGCCATACAGCTTCACGGCAAAACGGTGTATGCGCGCACGCAGCGAATTCTGGGTCGTGTGCTGCAGGCGGATCACGAATTGGGGTTGGCCCTTGAAGCGTTTGAAAAAGGATTGGCCGCTGCGCGCGAACGCGGCGCCATCGAAGAGCAGGTGTTGATCGGGTTCGACCTGGCGCTGATTCACGCCGAACGCGGCGATCAAACGCAGGCGCGCGAGCAACTGGAAGCCGCCGAATCCGCCACGTCGCTCGACCCCGCGCTGAATTTGATGGCGCGCGCGCTGTACACGCGCGGCCAGATTCATGTATTCGCGGGCGAACCGAACGAAGCCAATCGCTGTTTCAGCCAAAGCCTTTCGATTTTCCAAACGATCAACGATCCATACCGCACAGCGCTGAGCCACGCGGCGATTGGGGAATTGCGCATTGCCCAACGGCGTCCCGAATCCGCGCGCGCGCATTTGGAAGAAGCGCGCGCTGCATTCGCCAAGTTGGGAGCGATGACAGATTTGCGTCGCGTCGAATCCAAATTGATGTCGGCGACGCTGTCCGATGTGCAACCGGCGATGACTACGGTGTTGCCGGTGATGGGCGGAACGGCGCAATTGTCGTTGGCGCATCAATCCTCGACCGGCAGTTTGCAAACCAGACTGCTGACCGGGATTCAACGCATTCTGGTTGCCGTCGCCAACGAAGAGTTGGCGGCGATTTTGCAGCGCGGATTGGAAGTCGAAAATTATCTGGTCGAACGCGCGCAAGATGGCCGCGAAGCCTTTGATCGCGCCACGAATCAACCCCAGCCATATCAGCTTCTGCTGCTGGACGCGTTGCTGGAACACAAATCCGGCTTTGACGTGTGCCGCGAACTGCGCAAAGCAAAACGCGAAACGCCAGTCATTTTGCTCGGCGGGCGACAAGGCGTCGAAGACAAGATCGAAGCGCTGCAATCCGGCGCGGATGATTTTCTGAGTAAACGAAATTTGGTCTTCGAAGAGTTGCTTGCCAAAGTTGAAGCGTTGTTGCGCTAG
- a CDS encoding four helix bundle protein produces the protein MATKIYSDLIVWQRAMDLVEQVYLATKLFPKEEMYGLCSQQRRASISIPSNIAEGQGRNSAKEFLHFLSIAYGSLREAETQILIAGRLKYLEQQQVNVLMELAGEVGRLLNGLSKSLSV, from the coding sequence ATGGCAACTAAGATTTATAGTGATTTGATTGTTTGGCAACGAGCGATGGACTTGGTTGAACAAGTTTATCTGGCTACCAAATTATTTCCAAAAGAAGAGATGTACGGACTTTGTTCGCAGCAAAGAAGAGCCTCAATTTCAATTCCATCGAATATTGCGGAGGGGCAAGGGCGAAATTCTGCAAAAGAGTTTCTGCATTTCCTTTCGATTGCCTATGGTTCTCTTCGTGAGGCTGAGACACAAATTCTGATTGCGGGGCGACTCAAATACCTCGAGCAGCAGCAAGTCAACGTGTTGATGGAACTTGCTGGGGAAGTCGGCAGGCTGCTTAACGGTTTGTCAAAATCCCTATCTGTTTAA
- a CDS encoding phytase — protein MNENSNNKLNSKRLLLMLLALVLSAAVISETASAKFAGSDGSDRTSEKKKDKDKKKSKSDDDGDEQKANDKEAKKAEKLAKESEKSKSKSTSRSMVAPAVSNEALEAIYATIETDPVPNGGDAADDPAIWINPADPTQSTIIGTDKRGGLAVYDLSGKQIQYLPDGHMDNVDLRDGFSLGGQKVAIVAASNRKDNSIALYKVNPNTRLLENVAARSIKHDIAAYGMCLFHSEKTGKIYYFGTSKSGDVEQWELVDAGGKVDAKKVRNFKVGGVIEGCVADDQLGQFYVSEEAVGIWKYGAEPEAGSPRTQVAKVGDGHLFADVEGLTIAYGANGTGYLMVSSQGNHSYVVYRREGNNEFVKKFRIANGEKVDGAEETDGIDVTTANLGPAFPNGVFVAQDGYNDRGNQNFKLVPLQLIFK, from the coding sequence ATGAATGAAAATTCGAATAATAAATTGAACAGCAAACGATTATTGCTGATGCTCTTGGCGCTGGTTTTGTCTGCGGCAGTAATTTCGGAAACGGCTTCAGCAAAATTTGCAGGTTCGGATGGTTCGGATAGAACGTCCGAAAAGAAAAAGGACAAGGATAAGAAAAAGTCGAAATCCGACGACGATGGCGACGAACAGAAAGCAAATGACAAAGAGGCCAAGAAGGCGGAAAAACTGGCCAAGGAGTCTGAAAAATCGAAATCAAAATCTACGTCAAGGTCAATGGTCGCTCCTGCGGTTTCCAACGAAGCGCTGGAAGCCATTTACGCCACGATTGAAACCGATCCGGTTCCGAACGGCGGCGACGCAGCGGACGATCCGGCCATCTGGATCAATCCTGCTGATCCGACACAAAGCACCATCATTGGCACGGATAAACGCGGCGGATTGGCCGTGTACGATTTGAGCGGCAAACAGATTCAATACCTGCCCGATGGCCACATGGACAACGTGGATTTGCGCGACGGGTTTTCACTGGGCGGACAGAAAGTTGCCATCGTCGCGGCCAGCAATCGCAAAGACAATTCCATCGCCTTGTACAAAGTGAATCCCAACACGCGATTGTTGGAAAACGTCGCGGCGCGCTCAATCAAACATGACATTGCGGCTTATGGCATGTGCCTGTTCCACAGCGAAAAAACCGGTAAGATTTATTACTTCGGAACCAGCAAATCCGGCGATGTCGAACAGTGGGAACTGGTGGATGCTGGCGGCAAAGTGGATGCAAAGAAAGTTCGCAATTTCAAAGTCGGTGGCGTCATCGAAGGTTGCGTGGCCGACGATCAGTTGGGACAGTTTTACGTCAGCGAAGAAGCCGTTGGCATTTGGAAATATGGCGCTGAGCCGGAAGCCGGCAGTCCGCGAACGCAAGTGGCCAAAGTCGGCGACGGCCACTTGTTTGCCGACGTTGAAGGATTGACAATTGCCTACGGCGCAAACGGAACGGGTTATTTGATGGTTTCCAGCCAGGGCAATCATTCGTATGTGGTATATCGCCGCGAGGGAAACAATGAGTTCGTCAAAAAATTCCGCATTGCCAATGGCGAAAAAGTGGATGGCGCGGAAGAAACCGACGGCATAGATGTAACGACGGCGAATCTTGGCCCGGCATTTCCAAACGGAGTCTTTGTCGCTCAGGACGGGTATAACGACAGAGGCAATCAGAATTTCAAACTGGTTCCGTTGCAATTAATTTTCAAGTAA
- a CDS encoding metallophosphoesterase, protein MKLSPDFLWKSPREWTRRDLLKATAASVTTIGLGSLGIGCAVRQSVEVSRIEIKLRDLPPEFYGLTIAQLTDIHHGFFTGLDYIHRCVEIANSLQPDVIALTGDFTYGGKKYVEPCAEVLRGLRARVGIYAVLGNHDYYVGASSVATALKNAGCTMLVDGLDRLESRGDKLWLAGTDDLYYGTTDAKQLLRDIPRDATRIIFSHNPDFIEEFAAKDQRVDLMISGHTHGGQIRFPVAGAPHIASAYGQRYAIGLNHKDAMQIYTSRGLGTVFLPTRVDCPPEIAMFTLRTA, encoded by the coding sequence GTGAAATTGTCGCCGGATTTTTTGTGGAAATCTCCACGCGAATGGACTCGGCGCGACCTGCTCAAAGCGACGGCGGCTTCGGTCACGACAATCGGTTTGGGCAGTTTGGGAATCGGTTGCGCCGTGCGGCAATCGGTGGAAGTTTCTCGCATCGAAATCAAACTCCGCGATTTGCCGCCGGAATTTTACGGATTGACCATTGCGCAACTGACAGACATTCATCACGGGTTTTTCACGGGACTCGATTACATTCACCGCTGTGTCGAAATCGCCAACAGCCTGCAACCGGATGTGATCGCGTTGACCGGAGATTTCACTTACGGCGGGAAAAAGTATGTTGAACCCTGCGCGGAAGTCTTGCGCGGATTGCGGGCGCGCGTCGGAATCTACGCCGTGTTGGGCAATCACGATTATTACGTCGGCGCTTCGTCGGTGGCCACTGCGCTGAAAAACGCTGGCTGCACGATGTTGGTTGATGGACTGGATCGGTTGGAATCGCGCGGAGATAAATTGTGGTTGGCTGGCACGGACGATTTGTATTACGGAACGACCGATGCGAAACAGTTGCTGCGCGATATTCCGCGCGACGCCACGCGGATTATATTTTCTCACAACCCAGATTTTATCGAAGAATTTGCCGCCAAAGATCAACGCGTGGATTTGATGATTTCCGGCCACACGCACGGCGGGCAAATCCGCTTTCCCGTGGCCGGAGCGCCGCACATCGCTTCCGCATACGGCCAGCGATATGCCATCGGCCTGAACCACAAAGACGCCATGCAAATTTACACTTCGCGCGGTCTTGGCACGGTGTTTCTGCCCACGCGCGTGGATTGCCCGCCGGAAATTGCGATGTTCACATTGCGAACTGCCTGA
- a CDS encoding ATP-grasp domain-containing protein, whose protein sequence is MKLHFMIVRRVPPVSSPVLVECYDILRGRGYTVTEDIAEEILQRPDTMKVEADLYLLKSHTELSLALAGVLFTQGANMLNPYQSCSLIQSKIITSKLLRQAGIPAPDSWVTNDLSLAKQLLEKHPLIIKPHMGHRGAGVHLCRTPEDIDKIPEPVTPMIIQEAIPGPGEDLKIYCVGDQVQGVRKAFSESSFSVAGRHGEITDEVRRISQRVGEVCGLGLYGLDIIESDRGPYVVDVNYFPGYKGVPNAAGMIADYIDDYARGRVSLKTPV, encoded by the coding sequence ATGAAACTGCACTTTATGATTGTTCGCCGAGTCCCGCCGGTTTCCAGCCCTGTACTGGTGGAATGTTACGACATTCTGCGCGGGCGCGGGTACACCGTCACCGAAGACATTGCGGAAGAAATCCTGCAGCGACCCGACACAATGAAAGTCGAAGCCGATTTGTACCTGTTGAAATCACACACGGAATTATCGCTGGCCTTGGCCGGAGTGCTGTTTACGCAGGGCGCGAACATGCTCAATCCCTATCAATCGTGTTCGCTGATTCAGAGCAAGATCATCACGTCCAAGCTGCTCAGGCAAGCCGGAATCCCCGCGCCGGATTCGTGGGTGACAAACGATTTGAGTTTGGCCAAACAGTTGCTGGAAAAACATCCGCTGATCATCAAACCGCACATGGGGCATCGCGGAGCGGGCGTTCATCTATGCCGCACGCCGGAAGACATTGATAAGATTCCGGAGCCCGTAACGCCGATGATTATCCAGGAAGCGATTCCCGGCCCCGGCGAAGATCTGAAAATTTATTGCGTCGGCGATCAGGTGCAAGGCGTTCGCAAAGCGTTTTCCGAATCCAGTTTTTCTGTCGCCGGTCGCCACGGAGAAATCACAGACGAAGTCCGCCGCATTTCCCAACGCGTCGGCGAAGTTTGCGGTTTGGGCTTATACGGATTGGACATCATCGAAAGCGACCGTGGCCCGTATGTGGTGGATGTGAACTACTTCCCTGGTTACAAAGGCGTGCCGAACGCCGCCGGGATGATCGCGGATTATATTGACGATTACGCGCGCGGGCGTGTCTCGCTGAAAACACCAGTCTGA